A genomic segment from Nicotiana tabacum cultivar K326 chromosome 9, ASM71507v2, whole genome shotgun sequence encodes:
- the LOC107819263 gene encoding probable chlorophyll(ide) b reductase NYC1, chloroplastic (The RefSeq protein has 7 substitutions compared to this genomic sequence) — MAMVAKVHVSTLECHHYYHRGSGHPPLSGNVLPRVVTTWDPLIVKGRRKIVVQPCRSFKSEDEYVKGSEIKKPMNKLVGAIRSAVWSCSKPSLRTENKFREAIEKLEERLFLLALYLGRYIITMMSTGVVMFIGFQLSGGDSQMNELIWYSWLGGVIIGTMIGSNLVLDEVARAGPRNVLITGSTRGLGKALAREFLLSGDRVVVTSRSPESVDLTIKELEENLKQAVNAATGSARKKLAHAKVVGMACDVSEPLDVRKLGKFAADELGYIDIWVNNAGTNKGFRPLLQFTNDDIQEIVSTNLIGSILCTKEAIQIMRTQSKGGHVFNMDGAGSGGSSTPLTAVYGSTKCGLRQLQSSLQKECKRSKVGVHTASPGMVLTDLLLSGSTIQNRQMFNIICEHPETVARTLVPRMRVVKGSGRAINYLTPPRILIALVTAWLRRGRWFDDQGRALYAAEADRLRNWAENRTRFSFTDAMEMYTENTWISVFSLSVVCAFIILSSTGST, encoded by the exons TGGCTATGGTGGCAAAGGTACACGTGTCAACACTAGAGTGCCACCACTACTACCACCGTGGCAGCGGCCACCCACCGCTGTCCGGGAATGTTCTCCCGCGAGTTGTGACTACGTGGGACCCTTTGATTGTAAAGGGTCGTCGTAGAATTGTTCTACAACCATGCAGGAGTTTTAAGTCTGAGGATGAATATGTGAAGGGAAGTGAAACGAAGAAACCTGTAAACAAATTGGTTGGAGCTATTAGGTCTGCTGTGTGGAGTTGTTCGAAGCCAAGTTTGAGAACCGAAAATAAGTTTAGAGAAGCTATTGAGAAGTTGGAGGAGAGATTATTTTTG TTGGCGTTATATGTTGGAAGATATATTATTACGATGATGAGCACAGGTGTTGTCATGTTCATTGGATTTCAGTTGTCAG GTGGAGATAGCCAGATGAATGAGTTGATATGGTATAGCTGGCTTGGGGGAGTTATTATCGGGACTATGATAGGCTCCAATTTGGTTTTGGATGAAGTTGCTCGAGCTGGGCCGCGTAATGTCGTGATAACTGGAAG TACAAGGGGACTAGGGAAAGCTCTTGCCCGCGAATTTTTACTTTCTGGAGACCGTGTCGTTGTTACCTCTCGCAG CCCTGAATCTGTCGATTTGACTATCAAGGAGCTTGAGGAAAATCTGAAGCAAGCTGTGAATGCTGCCACTGGTTCTGCTAGGAAAAAATTGGCACACGCAAAAGTTGTTGGTATGGCTTGTGATGTCTCTGAACCTCTTGACGTTAGAAAGCTGGGCAAGTTTGCTGCAGATGAACTTGGTTACATTGACATCTGG GTAAACAACGCTGGGACAAACAAAGGTTTTAGACCCTTGCTGCAATTTACCAACAATGATATCCAAGAG ATTGTCTCCACAAACCTGATTGGTTCTATACTATGCACTAAAGAAGCCATCCAAATCATGAGAACCCAAAGCAAAGGTGGACATGTCTTTAACATGGATGGTGCAGGTTCTGGTGGATCTAGCACCCCTCTAACGGCTGT CTATGGATCAACAAAATGTGGTCTCAGGCAGCTTCAATCATCCCTTCAGAAGGAGTGCAAGCGGTCAAAAGTTGGGGTGCATACGGCCTCTCCGGGCATGGTCCTAACTGACCTTTTGCTGAG TGGCTCAACTATCCAAAATAGACAAATGTTTAACATCATTTGCGAACATCCAGAGACAGTTGCTAGAACACTAGTACCAAGGATGCGGGTTGTAAAAGGAAGTGGAAGAGCCATCAATTATTTGACTCCGCCAAGGATCTTAATTGCCTTAGTAACCGCATGGTTAAGACGGGGCCGATGGTTTGATGATCAG GGAAGAGCACTGTATGCTGCAGAGGCAGATCGACTCCGTAACTGGGCTGAAAACCGAACACGGTTTTCGTTCACAGATGCCATGGAGATGTACACAGAGAATACTTGGATCTCTGTGTTCTCGCTCTCGGTGGTGTGTGCATTCATCATATTATCAAGCACAGGTAGCACATAG